One segment of Halococcus saccharolyticus DSM 5350 DNA contains the following:
- a CDS encoding ABC transporter permease: protein MSRREDIEAGLARLVAASWVERLLLSLAALAASIVVGGVIVVISGMAATCEEPAFAFFGPTSCYDPVGVYVQLFQGAIGNVLADPFNFQIALTLKETSLLVFTGLSVAVAFRAGLFNIGSQGQLVAGALATALTVLSVAPFVPAGLGAIVLVPLGVIAGAVVGGLYGAIPGALKAYADANEVITTIMLNFVAAQIAFFLVSSYFSAPESQSVETRTVPGAAVLESTLFGSGSNFSVFVFVFGLALVAGLYYLIERTAFGYDLRTSGLQPEAAEYGGVDADRTIVTSMALSGAFAGIGGAVWVLMVTGRFTASVPALGFDGITVSILAGNNPLGVVPAALLFGVLKSGSLALQLSAESPPKQLVGVLRGLIILFVAMPEFFRFIGQRFVTTGRDPVATDGGKRVEGARASTGERSDSNGDELKEGEP from the coding sequence ATGAGCCGCCGGGAGGACATCGAAGCCGGACTCGCGCGGCTGGTGGCGGCGTCGTGGGTCGAACGGCTGCTGTTGAGCCTCGCGGCGCTCGCGGCCTCGATCGTCGTTGGGGGCGTCATCGTGGTGATATCGGGGATGGCGGCGACGTGCGAGGAGCCGGCCTTCGCCTTCTTCGGGCCGACGTCGTGTTACGATCCAGTCGGCGTGTACGTCCAGCTGTTCCAGGGCGCGATCGGGAACGTCCTCGCCGATCCCTTCAACTTCCAGATCGCACTCACACTGAAGGAGACCTCGCTGCTCGTCTTCACCGGCCTCTCGGTCGCGGTCGCGTTCCGCGCCGGGCTGTTCAACATCGGCTCACAGGGCCAGCTCGTGGCCGGGGCGCTCGCGACCGCACTCACCGTGCTGTCCGTCGCTCCGTTCGTGCCCGCCGGACTCGGCGCGATCGTGCTGGTGCCGCTCGGCGTGATCGCGGGTGCAGTCGTCGGGGGACTCTACGGGGCGATTCCGGGGGCACTCAAGGCGTACGCCGACGCGAACGAGGTCATCACGACGATCATGCTCAACTTCGTCGCGGCCCAGATCGCCTTCTTCCTCGTCTCGTCGTACTTCAGTGCGCCGGAGAGCCAGTCGGTCGAGACGCGCACGGTTCCGGGAGCGGCGGTGCTCGAATCCACGCTGTTCGGGTCGGGTAGCAACTTCTCGGTGTTCGTGTTCGTCTTCGGGCTCGCGCTGGTCGCAGGGTTGTACTACCTGATTGAGCGAACCGCGTTCGGGTACGATCTCCGAACGAGCGGGCTCCAGCCCGAAGCCGCCGAGTACGGTGGCGTCGACGCCGATCGCACGATCGTGACGAGTATGGCGCTCTCGGGAGCGTTCGCGGGCATCGGCGGCGCGGTCTGGGTGCTGATGGTCACGGGACGATTCACGGCCTCGGTCCCCGCGCTCGGGTTCGACGGTATCACGGTATCGATCCTCGCGGGCAACAACCCTCTCGGCGTGGTGCCCGCGGCGTTGCTGTTCGGCGTGCTCAAAAGCGGGTCACTCGCGCTCCAGCTCTCGGCCGAGTCGCCCCCGAAACAGCTCGTGGGCGTGCTCCGTGGACTGATCATCCTGTTCGTGGCGATGCCGGAGTTCTTCCGGTTCATCGGTCAGCGCTTCGTCACCACCGGCCGCGATCCCGTCGCGACCGACGGCGGTAAGCGCGTCGAAGGTGCGCGAGCCTCGACGGGCGAGCGAAGCGATTCTAACGGCGACGAGCTGAAGGAGGGTGAACCATGA